The Winogradskyella schleiferi genome has a window encoding:
- the ctlX gene encoding citrulline utilization hydrolase CtlX, translating to MQQTTNTILMIRPVNFRMNEQTAVNNYFQEDLDLKNAEINAKAQDEFDAFADKLKAAGINVIIEDDDKLNDTPDSIFPNNWVSFHANGDVAKYPMFAENRRRERRDEVFIRLEDEGFKIENIVDYTSAELEGYFLEGTGSVALDRVNRKAYCALSPRADEDLFIEFCEDFEFTPIIFTANQTVEGKRLPIYHTNVMMCLAENFAVICLDSIDDKKERKNVVKHLKQDGKEIISITEAQMHQFAGNMLQLRGKEDQRYLVMSEAAHKSLTQNQISTIEKYCPILSSSLETIETCGGGSARCMMAEVFLPRD from the coding sequence TCAAGAAGATTTAGATTTAAAAAATGCTGAAATTAATGCCAAAGCCCAAGACGAATTTGATGCTTTTGCAGATAAGTTGAAAGCTGCTGGTATTAATGTTATTATAGAAGACGATGATAAATTGAATGATACTCCAGATTCAATTTTTCCTAATAATTGGGTGAGTTTTCATGCCAATGGCGATGTGGCAAAATACCCAATGTTTGCTGAAAATAGAAGACGTGAGCGTCGGGATGAAGTGTTCATTCGATTGGAAGATGAAGGCTTTAAAATTGAAAATATTGTTGATTACACCTCTGCCGAGCTTGAAGGTTACTTCTTAGAAGGTACAGGAAGTGTGGCCTTAGATCGCGTCAATAGAAAAGCGTATTGTGCATTATCTCCTAGAGCTGATGAGGATTTATTTATAGAGTTCTGCGAAGATTTTGAATTTACCCCAATCATTTTTACCGCCAACCAAACTGTGGAAGGGAAGCGACTGCCAATATACCATACTAATGTGATGATGTGTTTGGCGGAAAACTTTGCCGTGATTTGTTTGGATTCTATTGACGACAAAAAAGAGCGTAAAAACGTGGTGAAACACTTAAAGCAAGATGGTAAGGAAATCATTTCTATAACTGAAGCTCAAATGCATCAATTTGCTGGAAATATGTTGCAACTAAGAGGTAAGGAGGATCAGCGTTATCTAGTGATGAGTGAAGCTGCGCATAAAAGTTTAACACAAAACCAAATCTCAACTATTGAAAAGTATTGTCCTATCCTTTCGAGTTCCTTAGAAACCATTGAAACCTGTGGAGGCGGAAGTGCACGCTGTATGATGGCAGAGGTGTTTTTGCCCAGGGATTAA
- a CDS encoding tetratricopeptide repeat-containing sensor histidine kinase has product MKQLLTLAACLMSFALFSQSEKIDELTVQLAYQNADSTKVDMSLVLINELYDIADYDKALLYVKQTSKLSKELNYTKGLAESSYFRALIYSQQNDYFNAIDNYNKSRDYYLKISDTLGVAKVSNSIGLIEIKRGNYAIGLQNSLSAISIFEKKYLKDDLSAAYNNLAEAYYKTNQIDKAIEFNFKALEVRKQIQDKDGIKASTKNIAELYSLLKEHRKAIEYYEKALDILNPNTDQDLRGEILPKLGSEYLRFNEYEKASEYLIEGLKYNRKQDNKEGILRALNAIGNLNLQNKKIKLAERQLNEAYEIAQKIDNKTQLLENYKLHIALDSTRGYFQNAFFWQNKFYGLRDSLNRINQPVFPTNIDPLDLNEIKADAEDKPTRTAQEPATTSSWFNNSWILYIVVLAFALLLGLLIYSLLQTKSHKEELDKQKAKFTEEQARTDAIVEQTHHLEEVNQVKDKLFSIVSHDLKDSISSIKAFLDLLKEDSISKDEFYELIPELSENADNASSLLFNLLNWSKSQLQNLEPKPELFNIQDVFHAKIALVEQKVEDKRIVLIDESQRDFVFADRSMVEIVIQNLITNAVKFSRTGDVITISNNDVNGKSLICVEDTGVGIAKENIEKLFAAHKNFTTAGTKNEKGTGLGLSIAKDLVELNNGRIWVESTQNVGSKFFVELPKAESKA; this is encoded by the coding sequence ATGAAGCAGTTACTAACATTAGCTGCTTGTCTTATGTCGTTTGCTCTCTTTTCACAGTCTGAAAAAATAGATGAACTCACGGTACAATTAGCCTATCAAAACGCAGACTCTACAAAAGTGGATATGTCGCTTGTACTCATAAACGAACTTTATGATATTGCGGATTATGACAAGGCTTTGCTATATGTTAAACAAACGTCAAAACTGTCAAAAGAATTAAACTACACCAAAGGACTTGCGGAAAGCAGCTACTTCAGGGCACTCATCTATAGCCAACAAAATGATTATTTTAACGCTATTGATAATTACAATAAATCTAGGGATTATTATTTAAAAATAAGCGATACACTCGGTGTCGCAAAAGTGAGCAACAGTATTGGCCTTATTGAAATTAAACGCGGCAATTATGCCATAGGTTTACAAAACTCATTATCTGCCATCTCAATTTTTGAGAAAAAATATCTTAAAGATGATTTAAGTGCTGCTTATAATAATTTGGCTGAAGCGTACTACAAAACCAATCAGATTGACAAGGCTATTGAATTTAATTTTAAAGCTTTAGAAGTTAGAAAACAGATACAGGATAAAGACGGCATAAAAGCATCAACTAAAAATATTGCAGAACTTTATTCTTTGCTGAAAGAGCACAGAAAGGCTATAGAATATTACGAAAAAGCGCTGGATATTTTAAACCCTAATACCGACCAGGATTTACGAGGCGAAATTCTGCCAAAACTTGGTAGCGAATATTTACGTTTTAATGAATATGAAAAAGCTTCGGAATATTTAATTGAAGGTTTAAAATACAATCGAAAACAAGATAATAAAGAAGGTATTTTAAGAGCTTTGAATGCTATAGGAAATTTAAATCTTCAAAATAAAAAGATAAAGTTAGCCGAAAGACAATTAAACGAAGCTTACGAGATTGCCCAGAAAATAGACAATAAAACGCAGCTTCTGGAAAATTATAAACTTCATATTGCATTAGATTCCACTCGTGGTTATTTTCAGAATGCATTTTTCTGGCAAAATAAATTCTACGGCTTAAGAGATTCATTGAATCGTATCAATCAACCTGTATTTCCAACAAATATTGATCCTTTAGATTTAAATGAAATCAAAGCTGATGCTGAAGATAAACCAACTCGTACAGCGCAAGAACCAGCTACTACCTCATCATGGTTTAACAATTCTTGGATTTTATATATAGTTGTTTTAGCTTTCGCTTTATTGTTAGGACTATTAATTTATAGCTTATTACAAACAAAATCGCATAAGGAAGAATTAGATAAACAAAAAGCCAAGTTTACGGAAGAGCAAGCTAGAACCGATGCTATCGTAGAACAAACACATCATTTGGAAGAAGTTAACCAAGTGAAGGACAAGCTTTTTTCTATTGTTTCCCACGATTTAAAAGATTCCATTTCATCTATTAAAGCATTTCTGGATTTGTTAAAAGAAGACAGTATTTCTAAAGACGAATTTTACGAACTGATTCCTGAATTAAGCGAAAATGCCGATAATGCATCGTCTTTGTTATTCAATTTATTGAACTGGTCGAAATCACAACTGCAGAATTTAGAACCAAAACCAGAATTGTTCAATATCCAAGATGTTTTTCATGCTAAAATCGCTTTGGTGGAACAAAAAGTAGAAGACAAGCGCATTGTATTGATTGACGAATCCCAACGCGATTTTGTTTTTGCGGATCGTAGTATGGTTGAAATTGTGATTCAGAATTTAATCACCAATGCCGTTAAGTTTAGTAGAACTGGTGACGTAATTACCATCTCTAATAACGATGTCAACGGCAAATCATTAATCTGTGTTGAAGATACAGGCGTTGGTATCGCCAAAGAGAATATTGAGAAACTGTTTGCAGCACATAAAAACTTTACAACTGCTGGAACTAAAAACGAAAAGGGAACTGGTCTAGGCTTATCCATTGCCAAAGATCTAGTGGAACTGAATAACGGTAGAATTTGGGTAGAAAGCACGCAAAATGTAGGTAGTAAATTCTTTGTTGAACTGCCAAAAGCGGAATCTAAAGCTTAA
- the argS gene encoding arginine--tRNA ligase — protein MNLQETLELHVKAAIKALFQSELESVEFQATRKEFAGDITVVVFPMLRVVKGNPAVIGEQVGQYLLDHVELVKGYNVVKGFLNIEISDKYYLDFFQSVKDETKYGFVEQKDDKAIMVEYSSPNTNKPLHLGHVRNVLLGYSVAEILKASGKKVYKTQIINDRGIHICKSMLAYERFGNDETPSETLKGDKLVGNYYVKFDQAYKVEISELMAQGQSEEEAKKNAPILLEAQEMLIKWEAGDKEVVALWEKMNNWVYDGFEETYKNIGVNFDEYYYESQTYLLGKEFVAEGLKTGVFFKKDDGSVWCDLTEDGLDEKIVLRSDGTAVYMTQDIGTAIQRIKDYPDVGGMVYTVGNEQDYHFKVLFLILKKLGFDWAKNLFHLSYGMVDLPSGKMKSREGTVVDADDLIHEMADTAEEISKELGKLEDYNEDEKKALYKTIGLGALKYYILKVDPKKRILFDPKESIDFQGNTGPFIQYTYARIQSILRKAHIDDTVTLNTVEVSLHEKEKQLIKQLELFPEVIQNAAEQHSPALIANYTYDLVKEFNSFYQNVSILGADSDIEKRFRVDLSRLVSQTIKNAFQVLGIEVPERM, from the coding sequence ATGAATCTTCAAGAGACTTTAGAATTACATGTAAAAGCAGCGATAAAAGCGTTGTTTCAATCGGAATTGGAATCGGTAGAATTTCAAGCCACTCGCAAAGAGTTTGCTGGAGATATAACGGTTGTGGTGTTCCCAATGTTGCGTGTGGTAAAAGGAAATCCTGCTGTAATTGGCGAGCAAGTTGGACAGTATTTGTTGGATCATGTGGAATTGGTAAAAGGCTACAATGTTGTAAAGGGCTTTTTAAATATCGAAATCAGTGATAAATACTACCTCGATTTCTTTCAATCCGTGAAAGATGAAACTAAGTATGGTTTTGTTGAACAAAAGGATGACAAAGCGATTATGGTTGAATATTCGTCGCCAAACACCAATAAACCTTTGCATTTAGGACATGTTAGAAATGTGCTTTTGGGTTATAGTGTGGCTGAAATTTTAAAAGCTTCTGGAAAGAAAGTTTATAAAACCCAAATTATCAACGATAGAGGTATTCATATTTGCAAAAGTATGTTGGCTTATGAAAGATTTGGAAACGACGAAACGCCTTCTGAAACTTTGAAAGGGGATAAGTTGGTAGGGAATTATTATGTGAAGTTCGATCAAGCTTATAAAGTAGAGATTTCAGAATTAATGGCTCAAGGTCAATCTGAGGAAGAGGCTAAGAAGAACGCACCAATTTTATTAGAAGCCCAAGAGATGTTGATTAAATGGGAAGCTGGAGATAAAGAAGTTGTCGCCCTTTGGGAAAAAATGAACAATTGGGTTTACGACGGATTTGAAGAGACCTATAAAAATATTGGTGTCAATTTTGATGAATACTATTATGAAAGTCAAACCTACCTTTTAGGAAAAGAATTCGTAGCCGAAGGTTTAAAGACAGGTGTCTTTTTCAAAAAAGATGACGGTTCGGTTTGGTGCGATTTAACCGAAGATGGGTTGGACGAAAAAATTGTATTGCGTAGCGATGGCACGGCGGTTTATATGACCCAAGATATTGGTACAGCGATTCAGCGCATAAAAGATTATCCAGATGTTGGCGGTATGGTTTACACCGTTGGAAACGAACAGGATTACCATTTTAAAGTGTTGTTCTTAATCTTGAAAAAATTAGGATTCGATTGGGCAAAAAATCTGTTCCATTTAAGTTACGGCATGGTTGATTTGCCAAGCGGAAAAATGAAGAGTAGGGAAGGTACCGTTGTAGATGCCGATGATCTGATCCATGAAATGGCAGATACGGCTGAAGAGATTTCCAAAGAATTAGGAAAGCTTGAAGACTATAACGAAGACGAAAAGAAAGCACTTTATAAAACTATTGGTTTAGGGGCTTTAAAATATTACATTTTAAAAGTAGATCCTAAAAAACGAATTTTGTTCGATCCAAAAGAGTCTATCGATTTTCAAGGAAATACAGGCCCTTTTATTCAATACACTTATGCCAGAATTCAGTCTATTTTAAGAAAAGCTCATATTGACGATACCGTCACACTGAACACAGTCGAAGTGTCTCTTCATGAAAAAGAAAAACAACTCATCAAACAATTAGAGTTGTTCCCAGAAGTGATTCAAAATGCCGCAGAACAGCATAGTCCTGCATTGATTGCGAATTATACTTACGATTTGGTAAAGGAATTTAATTCATTCTATCAAAACGTATCTATTCTTGGAGCGGATTCAGATATCGAAAAACGTTTTAGAGTTGATTTATCAAGATTGGTTAGTCAAACCATCAAAAACGCGTTTCAGGTTTTAGGAATTGAAGTTCCAGAGCGTATGTAG
- a CDS encoding carboxypeptidase-like regulatory domain-containing protein, giving the protein MEKLHTLKIYASTFISMLFLAFSLNAQTDFKEYNGRVVDGQSDKSLEAVSLNINGTNIGTITNSEGEFKLKVPSNYSDAKLMVSSLGYNTYVLPLSELSNEESTIKLYPAITELSAVSISTFKDARSLVRKVFEDKNKNLEEESVFMTAFYRETIKRRNRNVSLTEAIVNILKEPNTSQQRDAIQLGKARKSTDYKRLDTVSVKLQGGPFSTLYMDIMKYPEYIFTDESIKSYQFSFDQPTTINNKTVYVVNFRPKNSVLKINYIGKLFIDVESLALVSASYNLDLSNKSKTKNLLVSRKPRDVVVYPLEANYKVDYKAKGNKWYYSYSTLSLKFKVNKKRQLFNKVYTLASEMAVTDWEVNVTGKKIRNKDRLRPTVIITDAISGFSDPNFWGKYNLIEPDKSIQSAINKIRKNIEKQKEKEKSKTVAGTP; this is encoded by the coding sequence ATGGAAAAATTACACACTTTAAAAATTTACGCAAGTACATTTATTTCAATGTTGTTTTTAGCCTTTTCCCTGAATGCTCAAACTGATTTTAAGGAGTATAATGGAAGGGTCGTTGATGGACAGTCTGATAAATCTTTAGAAGCTGTAAGCTTAAATATTAATGGTACCAATATTGGTACTATAACAAATTCTGAAGGCGAATTCAAACTAAAAGTACCTAGCAATTATTCGGATGCTAAACTGATGGTTTCATCATTGGGCTACAATACCTATGTGCTTCCTTTATCGGAACTATCCAATGAAGAGAGTACGATTAAATTATATCCAGCAATTACCGAATTATCTGCAGTGAGTATCTCAACATTTAAGGATGCCAGAAGTTTAGTTAGAAAGGTTTTTGAAGATAAGAATAAAAACTTAGAGGAAGAATCTGTATTTATGACCGCTTTTTATCGTGAAACTATAAAGCGTCGTAATAGAAACGTGTCCTTAACAGAAGCGATTGTTAATATTTTAAAGGAACCAAATACATCTCAACAACGTGATGCGATTCAGCTTGGAAAAGCGCGTAAAAGTACAGATTACAAACGTTTGGATACGGTTTCGGTAAAGTTACAAGGCGGACCATTTTCTACCTTATACATGGATATCATGAAGTATCCAGAATATATTTTTACTGACGAAAGTATTAAATCGTATCAATTTTCTTTCGATCAACCAACAACCATAAATAATAAAACGGTTTATGTAGTGAATTTTAGACCAAAGAATTCAGTCCTAAAAATTAACTATATAGGTAAGCTTTTTATTGATGTGGAATCGCTCGCATTGGTAAGTGCAAGTTATAATTTGGATTTAAGTAATAAGAGCAAAACGAAGAATTTGTTGGTGAGTAGAAAACCTCGTGATGTTGTGGTATATCCGTTGGAAGCTAATTATAAAGTCGATTATAAAGCCAAAGGAAATAAATGGTATTATAGCTACTCTACCTTAAGCTTAAAGTTTAAGGTCAATAAAAAGCGTCAACTTTTTAATAAGGTCTATACTTTGGCCAGTGAAATGGCGGTAACCGATTGGGAAGTTAATGTAACGGGTAAAAAAATCAGGAACAAGGATAGATTGAGACCAACGGTGATTATTACTGATGCCATTTCAGGATTTTCAGATCCTAACTTTTGGGGTAAATACAACCTCATAGAACCCGATAAATCTATTCAGTCTGCTATAAATAAAATCAGAAAAAATATTGAAAAGCAAAAAGAAAAGGAAAAGAGTAAAACGGTAGCTGGCACTCCTTAG
- a CDS encoding YfiT family bacillithiol transferase: MTEKELQKLKFPIGEFQKPEVINAQHIESWIQSIETLPKSIISLTSNLNEIELNYKYRPNGWTVKQVVHHCADSHINSLLRFKLALTENNPTIKPYYEDRFAELIDYSEPIDASISILVGVHKKLGVLLKNLNDQELKREFIHPEHGKRFSLEETIGMYAWHSNHHVAHMKQALYYKGLFK; this comes from the coding sequence ATGACAGAAAAAGAATTACAAAAACTAAAATTTCCTATTGGCGAATTTCAAAAACCTGAGGTCATTAATGCACAACATATTGAAAGTTGGATTCAGTCTATTGAAACCCTACCGAAATCCATAATTTCATTGACATCCAATCTTAATGAAATAGAACTCAATTACAAATACAGACCAAATGGCTGGACGGTTAAGCAAGTAGTTCATCATTGTGCAGATAGTCACATCAATAGTTTATTGAGATTCAAATTGGCGTTAACCGAAAACAATCCAACTATAAAACCTTATTATGAAGACCGTTTTGCGGAATTAATTGATTATTCAGAACCGATTGACGCGTCAATTTCTATTCTCGTTGGTGTTCATAAAAAACTTGGTGTTTTGCTAAAAAATCTTAATGATCAAGAATTAAAACGTGAATTTATCCACCCAGAACATGGTAAACGGTTTTCGCTTGAAGAAACTATTGGTATGTATGCCTGGCATAGCAATCATCATGTGGCACATATGAAGCAAGCCTTGTATTATAAAGGTTTGTTTAAATAA
- a CDS encoding acyloxyacyl hydrolase → MYTKNYQRFITIIAFVLFSQNGFTQSATTNDSSSLFFIPEILVGKTMEANTDFPETKLQKNLFLSIGRYNFNAEKEWAARLNYPKTGISFGYTDFGNSENVGRAYSVLPFIEFSVLKKQIQGLGLQIGFGSSYMDTQYDEITNEFNRAITTKFNWSFRSFLYYDIFKTHTIDWRFGLGYLHHSNGHTNLPNQGLNSLAASISGKIEQKKREVSKFEKPAFKSKSQTYLSFRFGLGQNVLSETFNSKKEVYTISASAGKILNNTFKFGGGFYYRFYEHYYDYINNSETLVEEQFPHFTKNPFGYATAFGLFATSELLMDHVGFEFDLGLNIYKPFYKIDWQLNQGYSYENENGETVEVLGELNWYYEIKRTVSAKMGLKYYLWSTNKAPKHNIFIGAHLNANLGQADFTELSFGYVFRFNLKEGEL, encoded by the coding sequence GTGTACACTAAGAACTATCAACGTTTCATTACGATAATAGCTTTTGTCCTTTTTTCTCAAAACGGTTTTACACAATCGGCAACTACGAATGACAGCTCATCCCTATTTTTCATTCCTGAAATTCTTGTTGGAAAGACCATGGAAGCCAATACGGATTTCCCTGAAACCAAACTTCAAAAAAATCTATTTCTTAGTATTGGACGCTACAATTTTAATGCCGAAAAGGAATGGGCAGCTAGACTAAATTATCCAAAAACTGGAATTTCTTTTGGTTATACAGACTTTGGAAATTCGGAAAACGTTGGTCGTGCTTATAGTGTATTACCCTTTATAGAATTTTCAGTTTTAAAAAAACAAATTCAAGGTTTAGGCTTGCAAATTGGGTTTGGCAGTTCTTATATGGATACGCAATATGACGAAATTACCAACGAGTTCAATAGAGCGATTACCACAAAATTTAATTGGTCGTTTCGTTCCTTTTTATATTATGATATTTTTAAAACCCATACAATAGATTGGCGATTTGGCTTGGGCTATTTGCACCATTCCAATGGGCACACCAATTTACCGAATCAAGGATTAAATTCTTTAGCAGCCAGTATTTCTGGAAAGATAGAACAGAAAAAACGTGAGGTATCTAAATTTGAAAAACCAGCTTTTAAATCAAAATCCCAAACTTACTTGTCCTTTCGATTTGGTTTAGGTCAAAATGTTTTATCTGAAACATTTAATTCAAAAAAAGAAGTTTATACCATTTCGGCTTCGGCAGGAAAAATTCTGAACAACACGTTTAAATTTGGAGGTGGATTTTACTATAGATTTTACGAACACTACTACGATTATATAAATAATAGTGAAACTTTAGTTGAAGAGCAATTCCCTCATTTTACAAAAAACCCTTTTGGTTATGCTACAGCTTTTGGGCTTTTTGCAACCTCAGAATTATTAATGGACCACGTTGGTTTTGAATTTGATCTTGGCCTCAACATTTACAAACCATTCTACAAAATAGATTGGCAGCTTAATCAAGGGTATTCTTATGAAAATGAAAATGGAGAAACGGTAGAAGTGTTAGGTGAATTGAATTGGTATTACGAGATAAAACGAACGGTTTCCGCCAAAATGGGATTAAAATATTATTTATGGAGCACCAACAAAGCACCAAAGCATAATATTTTCATTGGCGCACATTTAAATGCTAACCTTGGCCAGGCAGATTTTACGGAGTTGAGTTTTGGTTATGTATTTCGTTTTAATTTAAAAGAGGGAGAACTATAA
- a CDS encoding TonB-dependent receptor domain-containing protein — protein sequence MNKKLRCFFVYFLTIVFCNLIYSQEQQEKQPLTQILLELENKYDLKFSFETKTIAGISINPLYPELSLEQVINQLKLETNLNFEILSNRFIAVTLKEISEIDNAVQRLEEVVVTNYLTKGISKTNNGTIKADTKAFQILPGLIEPDVLQIVQNLPGIISADERISNINVRGGTNDQNLILYEGIRMYQTGHFFGLISVFNPYLSDDVTVSKNGTSARFGNAVSSTIAIQNTDELDQKTSIGVGGNLLSVDGFAKIPLSDKIELQLAARRSFTDLVVSKTYDAYFDRIFIDSELNSSNSNTQLALEERFLFYDFNAKFLYDIDNSSKLRINVVNMYNDLDYNQVFTTTNNNFQETQSELSQVSYGASASYSKMLKNEINLSAQIYYSNYDLDSKNNNITDSQILNQENKVEDYGLRLDVSKVLSPSLKINLGYQFNEVGVTNSENVINPNFTSLTKEIMRTSALFGEVVRYSQSRNTYLRLGARISYFGKLQELIIEPRFAFNQKISDYFRLEILGELKNQSITQIIDLQQDFLGIEKRRWQLANGNNIPLIKSQQVSAGISYNQNNLLVSLEGYYKNVSNITAQSQGFQNQFQFTNDIGSYTVKGIDFLINKRINDFSTWLSYTFSKNDYHFENLNDGNSFPNTLDLRQVANASLTYSKHNFKVGFGINWHSGRPYTAPLTLQDNSNSFIEYNTPNSSRLPDYFRTDISAIYNFKISKKIKAEVGASVWNIFNQTNIINRYYSLNSDDSIIEIDNRSLKFTPNFSFRINF from the coding sequence GTGAATAAAAAATTACGGTGTTTCTTTGTCTACTTTTTAACGATTGTCTTTTGTAACCTTATTTACAGTCAGGAGCAACAGGAGAAACAGCCACTTACCCAAATTCTATTAGAATTAGAAAATAAATACGATTTAAAGTTCTCGTTTGAGACCAAAACGATTGCAGGCATATCAATAAATCCATTATATCCGGAATTATCCTTAGAACAAGTTATCAATCAATTAAAATTAGAAACAAATCTTAATTTTGAAATTTTAAGTAACCGCTTTATTGCCGTCACTTTAAAGGAAATCTCCGAAATTGATAATGCGGTTCAACGTTTAGAAGAAGTGGTGGTTACCAACTATCTGACCAAAGGGATTTCTAAAACCAATAACGGCACTATAAAAGCAGACACCAAGGCGTTTCAAATTTTACCTGGTTTAATTGAACCAGATGTGCTTCAAATAGTGCAAAATCTACCAGGAATTATTAGTGCAGATGAGCGTATTTCCAATATCAATGTTCGTGGTGGCACTAACGACCAAAATCTCATCTTATACGAAGGCATTAGGATGTACCAAACCGGCCATTTTTTTGGATTGATTTCCGTTTTTAATCCTTATTTATCCGATGACGTTACCGTTTCTAAAAATGGAACAAGTGCCAGATTTGGTAATGCCGTATCGAGTACAATTGCTATTCAAAACACAGACGAACTAGACCAAAAAACAAGTATTGGAGTTGGTGGGAATTTGCTGAGTGTTGATGGTTTTGCAAAGATCCCATTGTCGGACAAAATAGAATTACAATTGGCGGCCAGACGTTCCTTTACAGATCTCGTAGTATCAAAAACTTATGATGCTTATTTTGACCGTATTTTTATTGATTCGGAATTAAATTCCTCAAATAGCAATACACAATTAGCTCTCGAAGAACGTTTTTTGTTTTACGATTTTAATGCTAAATTTTTATACGACATTGATAATTCGTCCAAGTTACGCATCAATGTAGTGAACATGTACAATGACTTAGATTACAATCAGGTTTTCACAACTACGAATAATAATTTTCAAGAAACACAAAGTGAGTTGAGCCAAGTTAGCTATGGTGCAAGTGCCAGCTATTCAAAAATGCTGAAAAACGAAATTAACCTATCCGCTCAAATCTATTATTCCAACTACGATTTGGATTCCAAAAACAATAACATTACAGATAGTCAAATTTTAAACCAAGAGAATAAAGTTGAGGATTACGGCTTGCGATTAGATGTATCAAAAGTGCTGAGTCCGAGTTTAAAAATAAATCTTGGTTATCAATTTAATGAAGTAGGTGTTACGAATTCTGAAAACGTTATCAACCCGAATTTCACGAGTTTAACGAAGGAAATCATGAGAACTAGTGCCCTATTTGGTGAAGTAGTTCGTTATTCCCAATCTCGAAATACGTATTTGCGCTTAGGTGCACGAATCAGTTATTTTGGTAAACTGCAAGAACTTATTATTGAACCTCGTTTTGCATTCAACCAAAAAATATCGGATTATTTTAGACTGGAAATTTTAGGTGAATTAAAAAATCAATCCATTACCCAAATTATAGATTTACAGCAAGATTTTTTAGGTATCGAAAAGCGTCGATGGCAATTAGCGAATGGAAATAACATCCCATTAATTAAAAGTCAACAAGTATCAGCTGGAATAAGCTATAATCAAAATAACCTATTGGTTTCGCTTGAAGGCTACTACAAAAACGTGAGCAATATTACCGCTCAAAGTCAAGGATTTCAAAACCAGTTTCAGTTTACAAACGACATTGGTTCATATACGGTTAAAGGCATTGACTTTTTAATCAATAAACGCATTAATGATTTTAGTACATGGCTGAGTTATACATTCAGTAAAAACGATTATCATTTTGAAAATTTGAACGACGGCAATTCGTTTCCAAACACTTTAGATTTACGACAGGTTGCCAATGCCTCTTTAACGTACAGCAAACACAATTTTAAAGTCGGTTTTGGTATCAATTGGCATTCTGGAAGACCATACACAGCGCCTTTAACATTGCAAGATAATAGCAATTCTTTTATTGAATACAACACACCTAACAGCTCTCGATTACCCGATTATTTTAGAACAGATATTTCAGCCATTTATAATTTTAAAATTTCTAAAAAAATAAAAGCGGAGGTTGGTGCTTCTGTTTGGAATATCTTCAATCAAACCAATATTATCAATCGTTATTATAGCTTAAATTCAGACGATTCTATAATTGAAATCGATAATCGCTCGTTAAAATTTACACCAAATTTTAGTTTTAGAATCAATTTTTAA